A window of the Deinococcus gobiensis I-0 genome harbors these coding sequences:
- a CDS encoding TetR/AcrR family transcriptional regulator, translating to MTDPRSEDAPDVQEALRRRILSAAADLLNREGRDALTTRTVAAAAGVQAPTLYRLFGDKRGLLDAVAQHGFTAYLRDKERAAPRADPADGLRDGWDLQVAFGLAHPAIYVLMAGDPQPRGVSPAEAAGREHLRRKLRALALAGRLRVSEERAALLLHAGCRGLILTLLSLPEAERAPELSILAREGVIASLVTDAAPITVSGPAGAAVQLRAHLPDADGLSPGERALLGELLDRLAAGD from the coding sequence ATGACGGACCCGCGCTCAGAGGACGCCCCCGACGTTCAGGAGGCGCTGCGGCGGCGTATCCTGTCGGCCGCCGCCGATCTCCTGAACCGCGAGGGCCGCGACGCCCTGACCACCCGCACGGTGGCTGCCGCCGCCGGGGTGCAGGCCCCGACGCTCTACCGCCTGTTCGGGGACAAGCGGGGGCTGCTGGACGCGGTCGCGCAGCACGGGTTCACGGCGTACTTGCGCGACAAGGAGCGTGCCGCGCCCAGGGCCGATCCAGCCGATGGGCTGCGGGACGGGTGGGACCTGCAGGTCGCCTTCGGGCTGGCCCACCCGGCGATCTACGTGCTGATGGCCGGCGACCCGCAACCGCGTGGGGTGTCGCCCGCCGAGGCGGCCGGTCGCGAGCATCTGCGCCGCAAGCTCCGGGCACTCGCGCTCGCGGGGCGGCTGCGCGTGAGCGAGGAGCGCGCCGCGCTGCTGCTGCATGCCGGGTGCCGGGGGTTGATTCTGACCCTGCTTTCGTTGCCCGAAGCCGAGCGCGCTCCCGAACTGTCCATCCTGGCCCGCGAGGGCGTGATCGCCAGTCTCGTGACCGATGCGGCGCCGATCACCGTTTCCGGTCCTGCGGGGGCGGCCGTTCAACTGCGCGCCCACCTGCCGGACGCCGATGGGCTGAGTCCGGGTGAGCGGGCGTTGCTGGGAGAGTTACTCGACCGACTGGCGGCGGGCGACTGA
- a CDS encoding NAD(P)H-binding protein yields the protein MIIVTGGTGKLGRAIVEDLLRRAPADRVGVSVRDPGRAQDLEARGVRVRQSDFADAVALRRAFEGASQVLLVSSGRLGEEAVRLHRNVVDAARDAGARRVVYTSHMAASLDSLFPPMWTHAATEAMLRESELAFTALRNGFYGDSTRFLMGDAFRTGEVNAPQDGPVSWTTHADLAGAAAAVLTGEQGRFEGPTPPLLAPEALDLAQLGAQLAELTGRPSRRVVVPDAEYRAGLVARSLPPERIETMLGLFAAARRGEFAATDPMLGELLGRTPETMRGVLARQLAEV from the coding sequence ATGATCATCGTGACCGGTGGAACAGGAAAATTGGGCCGGGCCATCGTCGAGGACCTGTTGCGCCGCGCACCGGCCGACCGGGTGGGGGTCAGCGTGCGCGATCCTGGCCGGGCGCAGGACCTGGAAGCGCGGGGCGTGCGGGTACGCCAGAGCGACTTCGCCGACGCAGTCGCCCTACGCCGGGCTTTCGAGGGAGCGTCGCAGGTGCTACTGGTCTCGTCCGGCAGGCTGGGCGAGGAGGCCGTGCGCCTGCACCGCAATGTGGTCGACGCCGCGCGGGACGCCGGGGCCAGGCGTGTCGTGTACACCAGCCATATGGCGGCCAGCCTGGACTCGCTCTTTCCTCCGATGTGGACCCACGCCGCCACCGAGGCGATGCTGCGCGAATCGGAGCTGGCCTTCACGGCGCTGCGCAACGGCTTTTACGGCGACAGTACCCGTTTCCTGATGGGTGACGCCTTCCGGACCGGCGAGGTGAATGCGCCGCAGGACGGCCCGGTGTCGTGGACCACCCACGCCGACCTCGCCGGAGCCGCCGCCGCCGTCCTGACCGGGGAGCAAGGACGCTTTGAGGGACCCACACCGCCCCTGCTCGCCCCGGAGGCGCTGGATCTCGCACAGCTCGGAGCGCAGCTCGCAGAACTGACCGGGCGGCCCAGCCGGCGAGTCGTGGTGCCGGACGCCGAGTACCGGGCGGGCCTGGTCGCGCGCAGCCTCCCCCCCGAGCGCATCGAAACCATGCTGGGTCTGTTCGCCGCCGCCCGGCGCGGGGAGTTCGCCGCCACGGACCCCATGCTGGGTGAGCTGCTGGGCCGCACCCCCGAAACCATGCGGGGCGTGCTCGCGCGCCAACTCGCGGAGGTCTGA
- the queA gene encoding tRNA preQ1(34) S-adenosylmethionine ribosyltransferase-isomerase QueA, whose translation MTPVPDPVPGAGGAADGALERLKFELPPERIAQTGAEPRDASRLMVVGAEITHRVFRELPDLLRPGDLLVFNESRVIPARVMARKPVDAGGFGGGQVEVLLLREEEANVWSAYLKPARRAGNVLLLGPQGEHRAEVVGVLDDGARLLRFDHDLKPHLDEIGRLPLPPYIEAGDDEAHWRERYQTVYAQTPGSVAAPTAGLHFTPELLARLDARGIERASVTLHVGAGTFKPISGPVAEHVMHAERYAVSEATAGAIGRARAEGRRVVAVGTTTVRTLESAWDGEAVRAGEGDTRIFITPGTPVNVPDLLITNLHLPGSTLLLLVSAFAGEERIRAAYAAALAQDYRFYSLGDAMLLENVRD comes from the coding sequence ATGACCCCGGTGCCTGACCCGGTCCCCGGAGCAGGGGGCGCGGCCGACGGCGCCCTCGAGCGCCTGAAGTTCGAGCTGCCCCCGGAGCGCATCGCCCAGACGGGGGCCGAGCCGCGCGACGCCTCGCGCCTGATGGTGGTGGGGGCCGAGATCACGCACCGCGTCTTCCGCGAGCTGCCCGACCTGCTGCGGCCCGGCGACCTGCTCGTCTTCAACGAGAGCCGCGTGATTCCGGCGCGCGTGATGGCCCGCAAGCCGGTGGACGCGGGCGGGTTCGGCGGCGGGCAGGTCGAAGTGCTGCTGCTGCGCGAGGAAGAGGCGAACGTGTGGAGCGCCTATCTCAAGCCCGCGCGCCGCGCCGGGAACGTGCTGCTGCTGGGGCCGCAGGGCGAACACCGCGCCGAGGTCGTGGGTGTGCTCGACGACGGCGCGCGGCTGCTGCGCTTCGACCATGACCTCAAGCCGCATCTCGACGAGATCGGGCGGCTGCCGCTGCCCCCCTACATCGAGGCGGGCGACGACGAGGCCCACTGGCGCGAGCGGTACCAGACCGTCTATGCCCAGACGCCCGGCAGCGTGGCCGCGCCGACCGCCGGGCTTCATTTCACGCCCGAACTCCTGGCGCGGCTGGACGCGCGGGGCATCGAGCGGGCCAGCGTGACCCTGCATGTGGGCGCGGGAACCTTCAAACCGATTTCGGGGCCGGTCGCCGAACACGTCATGCACGCCGAGCGCTACGCGGTCAGCGAGGCCACCGCCGGGGCGATCGGCCGCGCCCGCGCCGAGGGCCGCCGCGTGGTGGCGGTCGGCACCACGACCGTGCGTACGCTGGAAAGTGCCTGGGACGGCGAGGCGGTGCGGGCGGGGGAGGGCGACACGCGGATCTTCATCACGCCGGGAACGCCCGTCAACGTGCCCGACCTGCTGATCACCAACCTGCACCTGCCGGGCAGCACCCTGCTGCTGCTGGTCTCGGCGTTCGCGGGCGAGGAGCGGATCAGGGCGGCGTACGCGGCGGCGCTGGCGCAGGATTACCGCTTCTACTCGCTGGGCGACGCGATGCTGCTGGAGAACGTGCGGGACTGA
- a CDS encoding NYN domain-containing protein, translated as MQYVVHRPRVGLFVDTQNLYHSARDLLERTVNFETVLKVATEDRELVHAISYTVERENEATARPFIFKLSALGYKVRRMNLTVHHVTDGGKAIYEGNWDMGIVADMVRLMDHLDVVVLGSGDGDFTDIVEVLQERGKRVEVIAFREHTAQKLIDAADRFTHLPDIEGGLMPARQKGGNGNKTEEKAEE; from the coding sequence ATGCAGTACGTCGTACATCGGCCCCGCGTGGGCCTGTTCGTGGATACCCAGAACCTCTACCACTCGGCGCGCGACCTGCTCGAGCGCACGGTCAACTTCGAGACGGTCCTCAAGGTCGCCACCGAGGACCGCGAGCTCGTCCACGCCATCAGCTACACCGTCGAGCGGGAGAACGAGGCGACGGCGCGGCCCTTCATCTTCAAACTCTCGGCACTGGGCTACAAGGTGCGGCGCATGAACCTCACCGTGCATCACGTCACCGACGGCGGCAAGGCCATCTACGAGGGCAACTGGGACATGGGCATCGTGGCCGACATGGTCCGCCTGATGGACCACCTCGACGTGGTGGTGCTGGGCAGCGGCGACGGCGACTTCACCGACATCGTCGAGGTGCTTCAGGAGCGTGGCAAGCGGGTCGAGGTCATCGCCTTCCGCGAGCACACGGCCCAGAAGCTCATCGACGCCGCCGACAGGTTCACGCACCTGCCCGACATCGAGGGCGGCCTGATGCCCGCGCGCCAGAAGGGCGGCAACGGCAACAAGACCGAGGAGAAGGCCGAGGAATGA
- a CDS encoding aminotransferase class I/II-fold pyridoxal phosphate-dependent enzyme: MTTPAPTTALAQAQAAYAELQARGLKLNLQRGQPSDADFGLSDGLLTALGESDTHMDGLDLRNYPGNVAGLPSARALFAQYLDVKAENVVVWNNSSLELQGLVLTFALLHGLRGSSAPWVAGGQKPKMIVTVPGYDRHFLLLQTLGFELLCVNMEADGPDVDAAELLAAGDPLVKGILFVPTYSNPGGQSISAEKARRLAALQAAAPDFTIFADDAYRVHHLDGEQDEPVNFVALSRDAGHPDRAFVFASTSKITFASAGLGFMASSEDNVRWLGKYLGAQSIGPNKVEQARHVKFLNAYEGGLEGLMRDHAALVAPKFRAVYEALEGGLGEGGGGYATWTTPRGGYFISLDTAEPVASRVVELAEAAGISLTPAGATYPDGQDPRNTNIRLSPTRPPLEEVGEAMRGVATCIRLASEEVRAGR, translated from the coding sequence ATGACGACGCCCGCCCCGACCACCGCCCTCGCCCAGGCCCAGGCCGCCTACGCCGAGTTGCAGGCGCGGGGTCTCAAGCTCAATTTGCAGCGCGGGCAGCCGTCCGACGCCGACTTCGGCCTCAGCGACGGCCTCCTGACGGCGCTGGGCGAGTCCGACACCCACATGGACGGCCTCGACCTGAGAAACTACCCCGGCAACGTGGCCGGGCTGCCCTCGGCGCGCGCCCTGTTCGCGCAGTACCTCGACGTCAAGGCCGAGAACGTGGTCGTCTGGAACAACTCCAGCCTGGAGCTTCAGGGCCTGGTGCTGACCTTCGCGCTGCTGCACGGCCTGCGCGGTTCGTCCGCGCCCTGGGTGGCGGGCGGCCAGAAGCCCAAGATGATCGTGACGGTTCCCGGCTACGACCGCCACTTCCTGCTCCTCCAGACCCTGGGTTTCGAGCTGCTGTGCGTGAACATGGAGGCCGACGGCCCCGACGTGGACGCCGCCGAACTGCTCGCGGCGGGCGACCCCCTGGTCAAGGGCATCCTGTTCGTGCCGACCTACTCGAACCCCGGCGGCCAGAGCATCAGCGCCGAGAAGGCCCGGCGGCTCGCAGCCCTTCAGGCGGCGGCCCCCGACTTCACCATCTTCGCCGACGACGCCTACCGGGTGCACCACCTCGACGGCGAGCAGGACGAACCGGTGAACTTCGTGGCGCTGAGCCGCGACGCCGGCCACCCCGACCGCGCCTTCGTGTTCGCCAGCACGAGCAAGATCACCTTCGCCAGCGCAGGCCTGGGCTTCATGGCGAGCAGCGAGGACAACGTCAGGTGGCTGGGCAAGTACCTGGGCGCGCAGAGCATCGGCCCCAACAAGGTCGAGCAGGCGCGGCACGTCAAGTTCCTGAACGCCTACGAGGGCGGGCTGGAGGGCCTGATGCGCGACCACGCGGCCTTGGTCGCCCCCAAGTTCCGGGCGGTGTACGAGGCGCTCGAAGGTGGACTGGGCGAGGGCGGCGGGGGCTACGCCACCTGGACCACGCCGCGCGGCGGCTACTTCATCAGCCTGGACACGGCCGAACCCGTGGCCTCGCGGGTGGTCGAACTGGCCGAGGCCGCCGGCATCAGCCTCACGCCGGCCGGCGCGACCTACCCGGACGGCCAGGACCCGCGCAACACCAACATCCGCCTGTCGCCCACCCGGCCCCCGCTGGAGGAAGTCGGGGAGGCGATGCGCGGCGTCGCCACCTGCATCCGGCTGGCGAGCGAGGAAGTGCGCGCCGGGCGCTGA
- a CDS encoding MarR family winged helix-turn-helix transcriptional regulator, protein MPTRYSGTPEERRALSTYIRLWRASHAVEVAANRHLADHGLTISQFGVLEAVYHVGPLSQRQLAQKILRSSGNLTMVIDNLERDGLVTRERDPQDRRVMRVTLTTRGEALIARLLPDHVRGICDLFGVMEPDELETLGDLLRKLGLGVADLPQGQPTKPLPS, encoded by the coding sequence ATGCCTACCCGTTACTCCGGGACTCCCGAGGAACGCCGGGCGCTCAGCACCTACATCAGGCTCTGGCGCGCCTCCCATGCCGTGGAAGTTGCCGCCAACCGTCACCTCGCCGACCACGGCCTGACCATCAGCCAGTTCGGCGTGCTGGAGGCCGTCTATCACGTCGGTCCCCTCAGCCAGCGGCAGCTCGCCCAGAAGATCCTGCGCTCCAGCGGCAACCTCACCATGGTCATCGACAACCTGGAGCGCGACGGTCTGGTCACGCGCGAGCGCGACCCGCAGGACCGGCGCGTGATGCGCGTGACCCTCACCACGCGGGGCGAAGCGCTGATCGCCCGGCTGCTGCCCGACCACGTGCGCGGCATCTGCGACCTGTTCGGGGTCATGGAACCGGACGAACTCGAGACGCTGGGCGACCTCCTGCGCAAGCTGGGGCTGGGCGTCGCAGACCTCCCGCAGGGCCAGCCGACCAAGCCACTGCCCTCCTGA
- a CDS encoding DUF2259 domain-containing protein, translated as MALCAALLGLPALAANRPEVTRVAFSPDGARVLVLTRQVLDGSGFPEARLTVLDTATGRTLRDRTLTDQTPGATPAGLEAQVLRGEQARLKGWNLWPGRLSVPRYLAPASRVPNWNAGIGAGQTRRVQVTLWSRPVPVDLSVRAGGALPTTFALRVGGQRVATGGLRLPTCAVRFRLDRVDVQGNRALLTVRALRPGFEGPDDLPVFVAVTLR; from the coding sequence GTGGCCCTGTGCGCGGCACTGCTCGGTCTGCCTGCCCTCGCGGCCAACCGCCCGGAGGTGACGCGGGTCGCCTTTTCGCCGGACGGCGCGCGGGTGCTTGTCCTGACACGGCAGGTGCTCGACGGCAGCGGGTTCCCCGAGGCGCGGCTGACCGTTCTGGACACGGCCACGGGCCGCACCCTGCGCGACCGGACCCTGACCGACCAGACGCCGGGGGCCACGCCCGCCGGCCTGGAAGCCCAGGTGCTGCGCGGCGAGCAGGCCCGCCTGAAGGGCTGGAACCTCTGGCCCGGCCGTCTGTCGGTCCCGCGCTATCTGGCCCCGGCCTCCCGCGTCCCGAACTGGAACGCGGGGATCGGGGCCGGGCAGACCCGCCGCGTTCAGGTGACGCTATGGTCGCGCCCGGTGCCGGTAGACCTGTCGGTGCGGGCTGGCGGCGCGCTGCCCACCACCTTCGCGCTGCGGGTGGGAGGACAGCGGGTGGCGACCGGTGGCCTGCGCCTGCCCACCTGCGCGGTCCGGTTCCGGCTCGACCGGGTAGACGTGCAGGGCAACCGCGCCCTCCTGACCGTGCGCGCCCTGCGCCCCGGCTTCGAGGGTCCCGACGACCTGCCGGTCTTCGTGGCGGTCACGCTGCGCTAG
- the lepB gene encoding signal peptidase I, protein MNVSPPAGPDPLSRPPATPAPTRDAPWRAFWRQWILGALLPVYLVTTFLCTLARVDGESMEPTLQSGQMLLLLKYPRWLHAWGLSGPYLHRGDLVIFKAPAESPYSYETIYGVTHRPYNVKRVIGLAGDTVAVEDGRVYVNGRPLAESYASTEGYVNTQPPEVVPPGKVWVMGDNRRTGASLDSRAYGPVDLRDVAGTADLRLWPRPGLVAR, encoded by the coding sequence GTGAACGTTTCGCCGCCGGCCGGGCCGGACCCGCTGTCCCGGCCGCCGGCCACCCCGGCCCCGACCCGCGACGCGCCCTGGCGGGCCTTCTGGCGGCAGTGGATTCTGGGGGCGCTGCTACCGGTCTATCTCGTGACCACCTTCCTGTGCACCCTGGCGCGCGTGGACGGCGAGAGCATGGAGCCGACCCTCCAGAGCGGCCAGATGCTGCTGCTCCTCAAGTACCCGCGTTGGCTGCACGCCTGGGGCCTGAGCGGGCCGTACCTGCACCGGGGCGACCTCGTCATCTTCAAGGCCCCGGCCGAGAGTCCCTACAGCTACGAGACGATCTACGGCGTCACCCACCGGCCCTACAACGTCAAGCGGGTCATCGGGCTGGCGGGCGACACGGTGGCGGTCGAGGACGGCCGGGTCTACGTGAACGGCCGCCCCCTGGCGGAGAGCTACGCCAGTACCGAGGGGTACGTGAACACCCAGCCGCCAGAGGTCGTGCCGCCGGGTAAGGTCTGGGTCATGGGCGACAACCGCCGCACCGGGGCCAGCCTCGACTCGCGCGCCTACGGTCCGGTAGACCTGCGCGACGTGGCGGGCACGGCCGACCTGCGCCTGTGGCCCCGGCCCGGTCTGGTGGCCCGCTGA
- the ilvB gene encoding biosynthetic-type acetolactate synthase large subunit, translated as MQEGEHAGQYQGPERGDMTGAKALWATLANHGITTVFGYPGGAIMPVYDALTFYPEVRHVLTRHEQGAAHAAEGWAKATGQLGVCMATSGPGATNLVTGLADAMLDSVPLLAITGNVARHLMGTDAFQEADITGITLPITKHNYVVRDVDELPQIIAEAIAIARSGRPGPVLVDIPKDVQLAAFHGEIPAPLPRAEAPRPSAESVARAVELLRGSVRPVMMVGGGAQDAAPEITALARAWNIPVTTTLMGLGGIPSSDPLWLGMPGMHGSVAANRAISEADVLLGVGLRFDDRVTGRVNGFAPNAAIIHVELDAAEIGKIIRTHVPVRSDAKHAAQALLEGAAPLSHPEWDAKIAEWKTRTETPEHWGAGYAVKAVVDRLAPEDILSSDVGQHQMLAAQLARFERPRRWINSGGLGTMGFGFPAAIGAGMAEPGVRSVVIAGDGGFQMTAQELATLKMHDVRNVKICIINNSFLGMVRQWQELFHEKRYSEVWLGDSNPDFVKLSEAYGVPAYRATSAEELPGAIDAWLNDPKSALLEVVVPSEHGVFPMVPAGAALHEMIETEPRRTPDLAGAMDRAAEEAKNA; from the coding sequence ATGCAAGAGGGTGAACACGCAGGGCAGTACCAGGGTCCCGAACGCGGGGACATGACCGGCGCCAAGGCGCTGTGGGCCACGCTGGCCAACCACGGCATCACGACCGTGTTCGGCTATCCGGGCGGGGCCATCATGCCGGTGTACGACGCGCTGACCTTCTACCCCGAGGTGCGCCACGTCCTGACCCGCCACGAGCAGGGCGCCGCGCACGCCGCCGAGGGCTGGGCCAAGGCGACCGGGCAGCTCGGCGTGTGCATGGCGACCAGCGGCCCCGGCGCGACCAACCTCGTGACCGGGCTGGCCGACGCGATGCTCGACTCGGTGCCCCTGCTGGCGATCACCGGCAACGTCGCGCGGCACCTGATGGGCACCGACGCCTTTCAGGAGGCCGACATCACCGGCATCACCCTGCCCATCACCAAGCACAACTACGTGGTGCGCGACGTGGACGAACTGCCCCAGATCATCGCCGAGGCCATCGCCATCGCGCGCTCGGGGCGGCCGGGGCCGGTGCTTGTGGACATCCCCAAGGACGTGCAGCTCGCGGCCTTCCACGGCGAGATTCCCGCGCCGCTGCCGCGCGCCGAGGCGCCCCGGCCCTCGGCCGAGTCGGTGGCCCGCGCCGTAGAACTGCTGCGCGGTTCCGTGCGCCCGGTGATGATGGTCGGCGGCGGCGCACAGGACGCGGCCCCCGAGATCACCGCGCTCGCCCGCGCCTGGAACATTCCGGTCACGACCACCCTGATGGGCCTGGGCGGCATTCCGTCGAGCGACCCGCTGTGGCTGGGCATGCCCGGCATGCACGGCAGCGTAGCGGCCAACCGCGCCATCAGCGAGGCCGACGTGCTGCTGGGCGTGGGCCTGCGCTTCGACGACCGCGTGACGGGCCGCGTGAACGGCTTCGCGCCGAACGCCGCGATCATCCACGTGGAACTCGACGCCGCCGAGATCGGCAAGATCATCCGCACGCACGTGCCGGTCCGCAGCGACGCCAAGCACGCCGCGCAGGCGCTGCTGGAAGGCGCGGCCCCGCTCTCGCACCCCGAGTGGGACGCCAAGATCGCCGAGTGGAAGACCCGCACCGAGACGCCCGAGCACTGGGGCGCGGGCTACGCGGTCAAGGCCGTGGTGGACCGCCTCGCCCCCGAAGACATCCTGAGCAGCGACGTGGGCCAGCACCAGATGCTCGCCGCGCAGCTCGCCCGCTTCGAGCGGCCCAGGCGCTGGATCAACTCGGGCGGGTTGGGCACCATGGGCTTCGGCTTTCCGGCGGCCATCGGCGCGGGCATGGCCGAGCCGGGGGTGCGCAGCGTGGTCATCGCCGGGGACGGCGGCTTCCAGATGACGGCGCAGGAACTCGCCACCCTGAAGATGCACGACGTGCGCAACGTCAAGATCTGCATCATCAACAACTCGTTCCTGGGCATGGTGCGCCAGTGGCAGGAGCTGTTCCACGAGAAGCGTTACAGCGAGGTGTGGCTGGGCGACTCGAACCCCGACTTCGTCAAGCTGTCGGAGGCCTACGGCGTGCCCGCCTACCGCGCGACCAGTGCCGAGGAACTGCCCGGCGCCATTGACGCGTGGCTGAACGACCCCAAGTCGGCGCTGCTGGAAGTCGTGGTGCCCAGCGAGCACGGCGTGTTCCCGATGGTGCCCGCCGGCGCGGCGCTGCACGAGATGATCGAGACCGAACCGCGCCGCACCCCCGACCTCGCGGGCGCGATGGACCGGGCCGCCGAGGAGGCGAAAAACGCATGA
- the ilvN gene encoding acetolactate synthase small subunit has product MTAEHNVPDQLLSLLVRDEPRVLTRITALFGRRGYNIRSLSVGTTEHPGVSRMTIVVSGDRGVVEQAMRQLEKLHDVVKIIDHSLEKYVDRELVLVKVSITPENRVEVRHIAEDFRARIVDVGRHALTFEVTGDEGKLTAFIEQMRPFGILETMRTGRIALTRGSNADIPAHVWHEGESAALTPAVEPREERARGVPNLF; this is encoded by the coding sequence ATGACCGCCGAACACAACGTCCCCGACCAACTGCTCTCGCTGCTTGTGCGCGACGAACCGCGTGTGCTGACGCGCATCACGGCGCTGTTCGGCCGCCGGGGCTACAACATCCGCAGCCTGAGCGTGGGCACCACCGAGCATCCGGGCGTCTCGCGCATGACCATCGTGGTCAGCGGCGACCGGGGCGTGGTCGAACAGGCCATGCGCCAGCTCGAAAAACTGCACGACGTGGTCAAGATCATCGACCACAGCCTGGAAAAGTATGTGGACCGCGAACTCGTTCTGGTCAAGGTGAGCATCACACCCGAGAACCGGGTCGAGGTGCGCCACATCGCCGAGGACTTCCGCGCGCGGATCGTGGACGTGGGCCGCCACGCCCTGACCTTCGAGGTCACGGGCGACGAGGGCAAGCTGACGGCCTTCATCGAGCAGATGCGACCCTTCGGGATTCTGGAGACCATGCGCACCGGCCGCATCGCCCTGACGCGCGGCAGCAACGCCGACATTCCGGCCCACGTGTGGCACGAGGGCGAGTCGGCGGCGCTGACCCCGGCGGTCGAGCCGCGCGAGGAACGCGCGCGCGGCGTGCCCAACCTGTTCTGA
- the ilvC gene encoding ketol-acid reductoisomerase: protein MAAKMYYDRDVDTAPIENKLIAIIGYGSQAHAHAQNLRDSGFNVVVGLRDGSSSKAKAEQAGLRVASIEDATKEADVVMLLIPDEQQPKVYEQSIAPNLADGKALAFGHGFNVHFGRIKPSAGVDVFLVAPKGPGHMLRRVYADGAGMPGIFAVAQDATGKARDIALAYARGIGCTRAGVLETTFKEETETDLFGEQSVLCGGVTHLIQSGFETLVEAGYQPEIAYFETLHEVKLIVDLIYEKGFEGMRHSISNTAEFGDYVTGPRIITADTKAEMGRVLGDIQSGKFAERFIEDAENGFPYMNEQRSKMRDHKLETVGKELRDMMPFISKKELEV from the coding sequence ATGGCTGCAAAGATGTATTACGACCGCGACGTGGACACCGCCCCCATCGAGAACAAGCTGATCGCCATCATCGGCTACGGCTCGCAGGCGCACGCCCACGCCCAGAACCTGCGCGACAGCGGCTTCAATGTGGTGGTCGGCCTGCGTGACGGCTCCTCCAGCAAGGCCAAGGCCGAGCAGGCCGGGCTGCGCGTGGCGAGCATCGAAGACGCCACCAAGGAAGCCGACGTGGTCATGCTCCTGATTCCCGACGAGCAGCAGCCCAAGGTGTACGAGCAGAGCATCGCCCCCAACCTCGCCGACGGCAAGGCGCTCGCCTTCGGCCACGGCTTCAACGTGCACTTCGGGCGCATCAAGCCCTCGGCGGGTGTGGACGTGTTCCTGGTCGCCCCCAAGGGCCCCGGCCACATGCTGCGCCGCGTGTACGCCGACGGCGCGGGGATGCCCGGCATCTTCGCCGTCGCGCAGGACGCCACCGGCAAGGCCCGCGACATCGCGCTGGCCTACGCGCGCGGCATCGGCTGCACCCGTGCGGGCGTGCTGGAGACGACCTTCAAGGAAGAGACCGAGACCGACCTCTTCGGCGAGCAGAGCGTGCTGTGCGGCGGCGTGACCCACCTCATCCAGAGCGGCTTCGAGACGCTGGTGGAAGCCGGCTACCAGCCCGAAATCGCCTACTTCGAGACGCTGCACGAGGTCAAGCTCATCGTGGACCTGATCTACGAGAAAGGCTTCGAGGGCATGCGCCACTCGATCTCCAACACGGCCGAGTTCGGCGACTACGTGACGGGGCCGCGCATCATCACCGCCGACACGAAGGCGGAGATGGGCCGCGTGCTGGGCGACATCCAGAGCGGCAAGTTCGCCGAGCGCTTCATCGAGGACGCCGAGAACGGCTTCCCGTACATGAACGAGCAGCGCAGCAAGATGCGTGACCACAAGCTCGAGACGGTCGGCAAGGAACTGCGCGACATGATGCCCTTCATCAGCAAGAAGGAACTCGAAGTCTGA